The Candidatus Nomurabacteria bacterium genomic sequence AGTCAGGCTTGCCTGTCAACGGACAGAGGACTCGTACTAACGCTCGTACTCGTAAGGGTCGTGCGGTTGCAGTCGGTGGCGCTCAACCTAAGTCGGCGTCTAAGACGTAGGAAGGAACGGATATGGCAGAAGCTACTACTACCACACCTGCAGCTAAGCCTGCTTCACGCAAGAAGCAGCGCCGTTCAGTTCCTGCAGGCCAACTACACATACAAGCAACATTCAATAACACGATTATCAGTTTCAGTGATAAAAAGGGTAACGTCATCGCTACTAGTAGCGCTGGTGCCTGCGGTTTCCGTGGCAGCAAAAAGGGTACGGCTTACGCCTCTCAGGTTGCAGCAGAAAAAGCAGCAGAAGTTGCTTCATCACAATACGGCTTGAAAAACGTTGATGTTTTCGTAAAAGGCGTCGGCCTTGGTCGCGATGCGGCCATCCGTGCCGTCAGTTCTTACGGCATTCTCGTAGACAGCATTACTGATGTCACTGGCGTTCCCCACGGCGGTGTCCGACCGAAGGGAGCGAGGAGAGCATAATGGCACGAGATCGATCACCAATAGTCAAACAATCGCGCCGAGAGGGCTATGCACTGCACCCTAAGGCACACAAGATCATGGTCAAAAAATCAGGTATTCCTGGTATGCACGCCCATGGTCGTCAAGGCAAACCAAGCCTTTACCAAAAGCAACTGCGCGAAAAGCAAAAAGTGCGCCGTACTTACGGTCTACTTGAAAAGCAATTTGCCAAGCTTATGAACGAAGCAAACCGATCAACCGGCCTTTCAGGTACTGTCCTGCTTGAGTTGCTCGAGCGTCGTCTAGATAACGTTGTCTACCGCGCCGGCTTAGCCACGAGCCGCCGTGCGTCACGTCAGCTTGTTAGCCACGGTCATTTTGAGCTAAACGGCCGCCGTGTCGACATTCCGTCAATTCGCGTCAAAGCTGGAGACGTTATTACCGTCCGTCCTAAAAGCACAAAATCCGGCTATTTTAGCAATATCGACGACGTCGTCAATAACTCACTTCAGGTACCCCTGAGCTGGTTAAAGAGTGATGTCAAAAAATTAAAGATAGAAATCACTGGTGTCCCGAAACGCGAGGAAGCCGAGGTGGATATCAACGAACAACTAATCGTCGAGTACTACTCGCGCTAAGAGGAGATATATACATGTCAAAAGTCATCCACAATCCTTTGCTTGCCGCCGTCAACGAGTCGACCAGCACTAGTGCCGAGTTTGTCATCGAGCCTCTTCACGCTGGTTACGGCAACACACTAGGAAACAGCCTACGTCGCGTCTTGCTTTCAAGCATCCGCGGTGGCGCAATCGTAGCATTCCGCGTTGAAGGCGCAACTCACGAATTCACCACACTTCCAGGCGTAAAAGAAGATGTCGTCGACATCATGCTTAACCTGAAGAATGTACATGTCAAAGTTCACACAGACGAACCTATTGAACTTCGACTTGAAAAGAAAGGTGCCGGCATCGTTACCGCTGGCGACATCAAGACATCAGCAGATGTTGAGATCGTTAACCCAGAACAAATCATCGCTACAATTGACGACCCTAAAAAGTCTGTACTCATGGACATCGTCGTTGAATCTGGCCGTGGTTACCGCACCATCGAAGACAGTAGCGCTAAACGTCTACACAGCGACATGATCGCACTAGACGCCGTATTTAGCCCAGTTCTTCGCGTACGCTACAAGGTCGACAACACACGTGTTGGCCAAGAAACGAACCTTGATAAACTTCTCCTTACCATCGATACCGACGGTACTGTGACGCCTCGCGAGGCCTTCGAAGAAGCAGCTGCTATCCTGGTTAACCAGTACACAGCTTTGGCCGGTTCTACAATCGTAGAAGCAGCTCCTGCACTTGGTCACAACGAAGAGGATGAGTCTAGCGAGCTAAACACACCTATTGAAGAGTTAAATCTGACCGCCCGCACCGCCAATGCATTGGTCAACAATGAAATCCGTACCGTTCACGACCTAGTCACATTGAGCGAGCAGGATCTGCGCGAGCTGAAAGGCTTCGGCAGCAAGGCTCTGGAAGAAGTTAAAGATAAATTGGCGGAGTTGGAGCTTTAGAAGATGCATCGTCATGGATATAAAGGCCGCAAATTCGGCCGCGAACGAGACCAGCGCCGCGCCCTTATAAAGGGCCTGGCAACCAGTCTGGTTGAGCACGGCAAGATCGAAACGACGTTGCCGAAAGCAAAGGAGCTAACTCGTTACATCGAGAAGCTTATTACGAAAGCTAAAAAGGGTGACTTGGCGAACCGTCGTCGTGTCATTGCTGGACTTAGCACACAGGCTGCAGCATTTAAACTAGTTGACGAAATCGCACCACAATTGACGGGTCGCACAAGCGGGCACGTCCGTGTTGAGCGTACACGTTTACGAATCGGCGATGGCGCCCAGATGGCAACCATCGGATTCGTCGATGAGCTAAAAGAAGTTGCAAAACCAGTCGAAAAGGCTGCTCCAGCTAAAAAACCCGCTGCTAAAACCACCAAGAAAGTTGCGGAGGCAAAGGCATGAGCACAATAAAGCAAACTAAGACATTCTCGCAGAAACCAGCTGACGTATCTCGCCGCTGGATCCTGATTGATGCCGCAAGTGCACCACTAGGACGCGTTTCTACTGAAATCTCGAAATACCTGATTGGTAAATACAAACCTACCTACACACCACACGTCGATGGTGGCGACTACGTAGTCGTTATCAACGCCAAAGATGCTGTCGTCACAGGCAACAAAGAGACAGGTAAGGTCTACTATCACCACTCAGGCTTCCCTGGCGGAATCAAAGACGCTACATTGGCCGAAGTTCGAAGTAAATTCCCTGAACGAATCATCGAGCACTCAGTCAAGGGCATGCTACCAAAGAACAAGCTAGCCGCAGAACGCCTAAAGCGACTCAAGATTTATGCCGGTCCTGAGCACAACCACGCTGCTCAAACACCAGAGAAAGTGGAGGTAATGTAATATGCCAACTGAAACTAAAAAGTATTTCTACGGCCTAGGTCGTCGCAAGAGCGCAACTGCGCGTGCGCGTCTGTATAGCAAGGGTAAAGGTACGATCACTATCAACAGTAAGCCTGCAGCTGAGTACTTGGAAGATAACAAGACCCTTCTCGCAGAGCTTACAGACCCGCTAGCCCTCGTTGGCAAGCAAAAAGACTATGACATCACTATTATGGTGTCTGGTGGTGGTAAAGCCGGTCAAATCGACGCTATGAAGCTTGCTATCAGCAAAGCAATCACTGTCGACGCAGCTGATCTGCGCGGTACACTCAAAAAAGCCGAATTTCTACGCCGCGATCCTCGCGAAAAAGAGCGCAAGAAGTACGGTCTACGCTCAGCACGCAAGCGCGAGCAATACTCAAAGCGTTAATCACACGACGTTATGCAAGAGCAGCCCATTCGGGCTGTTTTTGTATGCAGGACTTCATCGTTAAATTATGCTACGATGCATCTATGAGCGAAAAAAATCCAGAAACACATTCCATAGAAAATCTACGAAAAGAAATAGATGACTGCGACGAGGCGATTCTCGCATACGTCAAACGGCGAACAGAAATTAGTCGTGAAATCGGTAAAATTCGTGCCGCAGATGGCGGACCAAGGATTGTTCCTGCTCGCGAAGCACAGATACACGAATACTATTCGTCACTAGGGCCAGAAGGAAGCGAACTTGTCGACATACTTCTACGCCTAGGTAGGGGGCCGTCTTCGGACGCTTGAACACATCTGTAATCTATGTTTAAATAATAATGATATGAGCAAACTAATTATCTCCACACGAGCCTATTGGTTTACCGACAGTCACTCTGGCGGTTTGTTCAATGTTTTGTAACACATAAAAGATATCGATGAGACCGCCAGAAGGCGGTTTTTTAAATAATAAACGCTTAAGCCAAGGAGAGAAATATGACGAATCCCAACATACAATACGAACACTACAGAGACGCCTCTGACATGCGAAAAATCGAGTCAGCACTATCAAATATTATTAACGCAGCGTACGCGGGAGCGATTAACGACAAACAAGCAATCGAAGTAATTCCATCCGCCAACCCAAAACCAGCCGACCCTGAGCATGAAGCAGCACTTGCAATGGCAAAAAAGCGCATAGGTCACCTCACCGGTTCACTGCACAACGAGCTAGACGCTGAGCCCGAAAAGAGTAATGAACACAGCATAGATGAGCTGCAATAATATACTCGCGGGCTATACCTCTTGGTTTAAGGTATAATGATTAAAGTATGACAAAATCGGTTATTTTAACAGGCCTCCGTGCCAACAACAACCTTACTATTGGTAACTACTTCGGCGCTATGTTGCCCATTATTGAAATGGCTAAGAGCCATGCCGGCGAATATCAAATAAACATGTTTATACCAGACCTCCATAGCTTTACGACACCTATCAATCACGACGATTTGCAAAATCAAATCATCCACAACGCACGACTCTTTG encodes the following:
- a CDS encoding chorismate mutase, which produces MSEKNPETHSIENLRKEIDDCDEAILAYVKRRTEISREIGKIRAADGGPRIVPAREAQIHEYYSSLGPEGSELVDILLRLGRGPSSDA
- the rpsI gene encoding 30S ribosomal protein S9, producing the protein MPTETKKYFYGLGRRKSATARARLYSKGKGTITINSKPAAEYLEDNKTLLAELTDPLALVGKQKDYDITIMVSGGGKAGQIDAMKLAISKAITVDAADLRGTLKKAEFLRRDPREKERKKYGLRSARKREQYSKR
- a CDS encoding DNA-directed RNA polymerase subunit alpha, encoding MSKVIHNPLLAAVNESTSTSAEFVIEPLHAGYGNTLGNSLRRVLLSSIRGGAIVAFRVEGATHEFTTLPGVKEDVVDIMLNLKNVHVKVHTDEPIELRLEKKGAGIVTAGDIKTSADVEIVNPEQIIATIDDPKKSVLMDIVVESGRGYRTIEDSSAKRLHSDMIALDAVFSPVLRVRYKVDNTRVGQETNLDKLLLTIDTDGTVTPREAFEEAAAILVNQYTALAGSTIVEAAPALGHNEEDESSELNTPIEELNLTARTANALVNNEIRTVHDLVTLSEQDLRELKGFGSKALEEVKDKLAELEL
- the rpsD gene encoding 30S ribosomal protein S4; this translates as MARDRSPIVKQSRREGYALHPKAHKIMVKKSGIPGMHAHGRQGKPSLYQKQLREKQKVRRTYGLLEKQFAKLMNEANRSTGLSGTVLLELLERRLDNVVYRAGLATSRRASRQLVSHGHFELNGRRVDIPSIRVKAGDVITVRPKSTKSGYFSNIDDVVNNSLQVPLSWLKSDVKKLKIEITGVPKREEAEVDINEQLIVEYYSR
- the rplQ gene encoding 50S ribosomal protein L17, whose protein sequence is MHRHGYKGRKFGRERDQRRALIKGLATSLVEHGKIETTLPKAKELTRYIEKLITKAKKGDLANRRRVIAGLSTQAAAFKLVDEIAPQLTGRTSGHVRVERTRLRIGDGAQMATIGFVDELKEVAKPVEKAAPAKKPAAKTTKKVAEAKA
- the rplM gene encoding 50S ribosomal protein L13 — translated: MSTIKQTKTFSQKPADVSRRWILIDAASAPLGRVSTEISKYLIGKYKPTYTPHVDGGDYVVVINAKDAVVTGNKETGKVYYHHSGFPGGIKDATLAEVRSKFPERIIEHSVKGMLPKNKLAAERLKRLKIYAGPEHNHAAQTPEKVEVM
- the rpsK gene encoding 30S ribosomal protein S11, producing MAEATTTTPAAKPASRKKQRRSVPAGQLHIQATFNNTIISFSDKKGNVIATSSAGACGFRGSKKGTAYASQVAAEKAAEVASSQYGLKNVDVFVKGVGLGRDAAIRAVSSYGILVDSITDVTGVPHGGVRPKGARRA